Part of the Streptomyces sp. f51 genome is shown below.
ACCCGCGGCCATCTTCCCCTGTCCATCCCCGTTTGATCCTCGCCGTTCCGCAACAGGAACCCTACTCAGCATCACCGAGTACCGGAACGCCCTATCCGAAATACCTGGTTCCGCGGGGTCGGGAATTTTCCGGACGGAACCTCCGAAGGTCTTGAGGATTGTTCAATGAATAGTTCAACGCGGCACCATCCTGAACCCGTGAGTCCGCTGTGGACCCCGCCTCGATAGAATGTTCGCCAGGACTGTGCCCCCCTCGCGCCTCACCCCGGGAATCCCCATTCACGACCTCGCCTCGCGGCTGCTCCGGCTGCCGCCCTCCTGCGGGCCCGTCCGCCTGATCGGGGTGGACGGCCACGCCGGCTCCGGAAAGACCACGTTCGCCGGGCGACTGGCGACGGCACTGGGCGGCGCCCCCGTACTGCACCTCGACGACATCGCCACCCACGAGGAGCTCTTCGGCTGGACCGGGCGCCTGCTGAGCTCGGTGATCGAGCCGCTGGAGCGCGGCGAGACCGCCCGCTACGCCCCCTACGACTGGACCGCCCGGGAGTTCGGGCCGGTCCGCGAGCTGCCGGCCGCACCCGTGGTGATCGTCGAGGGCGTCGGCGCGGGACGCCGGGCGCTGCGGCCCCGGCTCGCGCGGCTCCTGTGGATGGAACTGCCGTACGAGCAGGCCTGGGAGCGGGGACGGCGACGGGACGGGCGGGCCCAGAGCGACTTCTGGGACGGGTGGGTCCGCGCCGAGCGCCGGCACTTCGCCGAGGACCCCTCACAGCCGTTCGCACACCAACTGGTACGGCAGTGTCCCGAGGGGTACGAGGTGCGGGAGGGGCCCGCTGAGGCGCCTGGACCGGACCAGTTCATCACGCACCGTGATGGACCATCCGCAGCGTGCTGAAGTTGTGAAGACCCACTCCGCGGAAGTTGCCTGAGTACCCCAACTCTGCTTGACCAGGGGGCCGTACAGGTCTTACGTTCTGAAGCAGCGGCCCTTCGGGAGCCGCCCGCAGTCGCGAAGCCCCCGGTTGTTCCCCCGTGATCGGGGGCTTCGTTCTGCCCACACCCCCTCTTTCCGGACACCCCACGGCGTGACGCGCTCACCCTGGGTCACCGTTCCCGGCCTGCCCTGTCCGCTCCCACCTCGTGGAACGGGCCGTGCGGCACCCTTCGGCAGGCCCCTCCCCCGCAGGTACCATGCCTCTCGGTGCGACTTTCGGACGGCTGCTCTGCCGCACCGCTTCAACTCCCGTCCGCGGCACAGTCGTTCGACCAGAGCTGCCGACGGGCACCGGCCCGGCGGCAAGGGGATGTCCTGATCCGCGAGGCACTCCCCGACCATCGGGGGCACGGTTTGTGGGGGACGTGATGGACTTCGGCACGCAGGGTCCCGAGGCCCCGGCCGACCTCGCCTGGCTGCGGGGTGTGGACGCCTACACGATGGGCGCCTACCCGCAGGCGGAGGAGGAGTTCCGCGCCGCGGTCCGGATGGACCCCGGTATGGCGGACGGCTGGCTCGGGCTGCACGCGCTACGGGTGGACACGACGACCGCGCTGCTGCGCATGTTCCGGCACCGGGACCGCTTCGGCGAGCAGCGCTCCCGTCACCGGCGCACCCTCAACTCCTGGTACTGGCTGGGCTGGTGGGTCCAGCCCGTGCTGGAGAGTCCGCGCGACCTGCTGCTCGCGCACGCCTCGCACTGGCTCGACGGACGTCACGTCCCCGAACTGGACCGGGCGTTGGCCGGACTGCCGCCGGTCGACGCGGACCACCAGGTGCGGTTCCTGCACGCGTGCCGCGCCTATCTGGTCAAGGACTGGGAGCAGTTGGTGCGGCACACCGATCCGCTGATCAACGACCCCATGCTCGGCATCGAGGCCGGTCTGTTCGGCGGCATGGCCCGGGTCCGGCTGGAGATGTACGGACAGGCCGAGCCGCTGCTGTCGTCCGCGCTGATGCGCTGCCGCAGCGAACAGCCGCAGCGCAAGGAGCTGCGGTACTGGCTGGCCCGCGCCCACGAGGGCACCGGACGCTCCGCGGCGGCACTGCCCCTGTACCGCGCGGTGCACCGGGTCGACCCCTCCTTCATGGACACCTCGGCGCGGCTCGCGGCCATCGCCGAGGGGGACGGGTACGACGACGCCGCGGCCGACCTCGCGGCGATCACGCTCGCCGGGATCGGGCAGGACGTGCTGGAGGGCCCGGACGGCATGGACGCGCTGTTCGGCACCGAGGGACGCGATCTGAGGCTTCCCGATCCCGACCCGTCGCCGCCCGGCGGGCTGCCTCCCCAGGCGGACGGCTTCCGGGAGAAGGCCGCGATGCCGGTGCAGCCGATGCCCCCGGGACCGACCGACCCGGCCCTGCTGGACGAGGCACTCGCCGAGCTGGAGCGCATGGTGGGCCTGGAGCCGGTGAAACGTCAGGTCAAGGCGTTGTCGGCGCAGCTGAACATGGCGCGGCTGCGCACCGGGCAGGGCCTGCCGGTGCAGCCTCCGAAACGGCACTTCGTCTTCTCGGGACCCTCAGGCACCGGCAAGACCACGGTGGCACGCATTCTCGGCCGGGTCTTCTACGCGCTCGGGCTGCTCGGCGGGGACCATCTGGTCGAGGCCCAGCGGTCCGATCTGGTCGGCGAGTACCTCGGCCAGACGGCCGTGAAGGCCAACGAGCTGATCGACTCGGCGATCGGGGGCGTCCTGTTCGTCGACGAGGCGTACTCCCTGTCCAACTCCGGCTACGGCAAGGGCGACGCGTACGGCGACGAGGCCCTTCAGGTGCTGCTGAAGCGGGCCGAGGACAACCGGGACCATCTGGTGGTGATCCTCGCCGGCTACCCCGAGGGCATGGACCGGCTCCTCGCCGCCAACCCCGGCCTCTCCTCGCGCTTCACCAGCCGCGTGGACTTCCCCTCGTACCGCCCGCTCGAACTGACCTCCATCGGTGAGGTGCTGGCCGCCGAGAACGGCGACATCTGGGACGAGGAGGCGCTGGACGAGCTGCGCTCGATCGCCGGGCACGTCGTCGACCAGGGCTGGATCGACGAGCTCGGCAACGGCCGGTTCCTGCGCACCCTGTACGAGAAGAGCTGCGCGTACCGCGATCTGCGGCTGTCGGGATACCCCGGCACACCCTCGCGCGACGATCTGTCGACCCTGCGTCTGCCCGACCTCATGCAGGCGTACGGAGAGGTCCTCTCGGGCCGGGGCCCGCAGGACCCGTCCGCGATGTGAGCGGGCCCCGGCGCCGGGGCCGTACGACCGTCACCGGATCGCACGGCCCCGGGACCGGGGCCCGTCCTCGCGGTCAGCTCGCCAGCGCCTCCTCGGCCTGGCTGGGTCGCGGCTCCGCGACCCGGACCGGCGCGACGAGGCGGTGCGCCGGGTCCCGTACCTCGCCGACCAGCAGTTCCAGTACGTCCTCCAGCGCCACCAGGCCGAGGACCTTGCCGGAGGCGTCGGCGACCTGGGCGAGGTGGGTGGCGGCACGGCGCATCACGGTGAGGGCGTCGTCCAGCGGGAGTTCGGACCGCAGGGTCGTCATCGGCCGCCACATCTGCTGCGGGACCGCACGCTCGGACTCCTCCAGGTCGAGGACGTCCTTCACATGGAGGTAGCAGCCCATGAAGGCGCCGTTCTCCGCGACCACCGGGAACCGCGAGTACCCGGTGCGCGCGGTGAGCGCGACGACCTGGCCCGGGGTGACCGAGGGATCGACGGTGACGAGCGAGGCGCCGTCCAGCAGGACATCGGTGACGGGGCGGGAGCCGAGTTCCAGGGCGTCCTCCAGACGCTCCTGCTCCTCGGGGTCGAGCAGTCCCGCCTGTCCGGAGTCCTCGACCAGCCGGTTGAGCTGCTCGCTGGTGAACACCGCCTCGACCTCGTCCTTGGGCTCGACCCGGAACAGCCTGAGGATCAGCGCCGCGCAGGCGCCGAGGCCCACCGTGACGGGACGGCACACCCGGGCGAAGGCGACCAGGCCGGGACTCAGCCACAGGGCCGTCTTCTCGGGCGCGGCCATCGCCAGGTTCTTCGGGACCATCTCGCCGATGACGAGGTGGAAGAAGACGACGAAGGCGAGCGCGATCACATAGCCGAGGGGGTGGATGACCCCCTCGGGCAGCCGGACGGCCTCGAAGAGCGGTTCCAGCAGCCGGGCGACCGTGGGCTCCGCGACCGCGCCGAGGGTCAGCGAGCACATGGTGATGCCGAACTGGGCCGCCGCCATCATCTGCGGCAGGCGCTCCAGGCCGTAGAGGACCTGGCGGGAGCGGGCGGTGCCGAGCGGTTCGATCTGGCTGCGCCGAACGGACACGAGGGCGAACTCGGCGCCGACGAAGAATCCGTTGGCGAGCACCAGCAGGGCCGCGAACAGCAGTTGGAGCAGGCTCATCGGACGGCCTCCGGGGCGAGCGCGGTCCGCACCAGGCGGACGCGTTCGGCACGGTAGTGACCGACCTGCCGCACCACGAGCCGCCAGCCCGGGAGCTCGGCCTTGTCACCCGGGGCCGGGATCCGGCCGAGCAGGTCGGCGACGAGGCCCGCGACGGTCTCGTACGGCCCCTCGGGCACGTCGAGGCCTATGCGCTGGAGGATGTCGACGCGGCAGCTTCCGTCCGCGTCCCAGGCGGGCCTGCCGTCCTCGGGGGGAGCGGCGGCGAGCTCGGGCTGTTCGCCCTGGACGTCGTCGTGCTCGTCGCGGACCTCGCCGACGAGTTCCTCGACGATGTCCTCCAGGGTGACCACGCCGGCCGTGCCGCCGTACTCGTCGACGACGACGGCGATCGGCTGCTCGGAGCGCAGCCGCTCCAGGAGGGGCTGTACGGGCAGCGTCTCCGGGACGAGCAGCGGGGCCTGCGCTATCCGGCCGACGGGGGTGCGCAGGCGGTCGTGCGAGGGGATCGCGAGGGCGTCCTTGAGGTGCACCATGCCGACGATCTCGTCGATCCGTTCCCGGTAGACGGGGAAGCGGGACAGACCGGTGGCGCGGGTGAGGTTCACCACGTCCTCGGCGGTGGCCGACGACTGGAGGGCGCTGACCCGCACCCGAGGCGTCATGACGTGCTGCGCGGTGAGGTCGGCCAGGGACATCGTGCGGACGAAGAGGTCCGCCGTGTCCTGCTCCAGCGCGCCGGCGCGGGCCGAGTGACGGGCGAGGGAGACGAGTTCGCCGGGGGTGCGGGCGGAGGCCAGTTCCTCGGCGGGTTCCACGCCCAGCGCGCGGACGAGCCGGTTGGCGACCGTGTTCAGCGCGGCGATCACCGGCCGGAACAGCCGGGAGAAGACGTGCTGCGGGCCGGCGACGAAGCGGGCCACCTGGAGCGGCTTGGACACCGCCCAGTTCTTGGGCACGAGTTCACCGACCACCATCTGCACGGCCGAGGCCAGCAGCATGCCGGTCACCACGGCCACGCCGGGCACCGCGCCCTCGGGCAGTCCGAGCGCCCTGAACGGGCCGCCCAAAAGCTGGGCCAGGGCCGGTTCGGCGAGCATGCCGACGACGAGGGAGGTGATGGTGATGCCGAGCTGGGTGCCGGAGAGCTGGAAGGACAGCTCCTTGAGCGACTCGACGACCGTGCCGGCGCGTTTGTCGCCCTCGGCCGCGGCCTTCTCGGCGTCGGGGCGCTCCACGGTGACGAGGCCGAACTCGGCGGCCACGAAGAAGCCGTTGGCGAGAATCAGCAGGAACGCCGCGCCAAGGAGCAACAGGGGGATGGTCATGCCGCCGCCTCGCTATGTCGGAAGGGGGCGGCGCAGGTACTACAGGACGATCCGTCCATCGCTGGAGGGAGTCACTCCTCGGGTAGCAGGGGGCCTCTGAGGGCGGGAGCACATCAAAGGCGGAGGCGCGATGAAAAACGCCTCCGCCGACAGATTAATCAAGACATGGGCACTCAGGGCAGGGTGGAGGGCCGAGAGTCAGCCCCGATGTTCGTCCCGGTGCCCGTCCGGCTCCGGGATCGCGCGGGCCGAGGCCAGGGCGCGCAGGGCACGGGCGTCCTCGATGGCGCGCTGCCGGGCGATGCCCGGCTGGATGCCGAGCACCGGCAGGCTGGTGCCGTCGCTGAGGTCGAGGAACACCCAGGGGTCGCCGGGACGCAGGTTGACCTGGACGATCTCCGCCCAGTCCAGGTGCCGCCGGCTCGCGATGTTGACGACGGTGACACCGCTCTCGTCGGCGACCACCTTGGGCCGCGAGAGCAGCACGAGCACGCCGAAGAGGAGCGCGGCGGTGAAGATGAAGCTCGCCCGCTCCCCCGGACCGAGCTGCTCCAGAAGCATGGCGACCGTGGTGATGACCACAAGGATCGACGCGCCCGCGGTGAGCAGTACGGCCCGGGTCCGGGAGGGGCGGAAGGTTATGGGGAGGGCTGGAAGGTCCGACATGTCCGTTGATCCCGTCAGAGCCGGCAGGCGTGGATGGCCGTGGTCAGGATGGCCCGCGCGCCGAGCTCGTACAGGTCGTCCATGATCCGCTGGGCCTCCTTGGAGGGGACCATGGCGCGGACGGCGACCCAGCCCTCGTTGTGCAGCGGCGAGATGGTCGGCGACTCCAGACCGGGGGTGAGCGCGACGGCCTTCTCCAGGTGCTCGGCGCGGCAGTCGTAGTCCATCATCACGTACGTCCGGGCGACCAGCACGCCCTGGAGGCGGCGCAGGAACTGCTGCACCTTGGGCTCGGCGTCCTCGGTGGGGCCGGCGCCGACGCGGCGGATGACGACGGCCTCGGACTTCATGATCGGCTCGCCGAAGATCTCCAGGCCGGCGTTGCGCAGCGAGGTGCCCGTCTCGACGACGTCCGCGATGACCTCGGCGACACCGAGTTCGATGGCGGTCTCGACGGCGCCGTCGAGGTGCACGACGGAGGCGTCGATGCCGTGGTCGGCGAGGTGGCCCGCGACGATGCCCTCGTACGAGGTGGCGATCGTCCTGCCCTTCAGGTCCGCGATGCCGTTCGCGGTACCCGGCTTGGCGGCGAAGCGGAAGGTGGAGCGGGCGAAGCCGAGCGGGAGGATCTCCTCGGCGTGGGCCCCGGAGTCGACCAGCAGGTCGCGGCCGGTGATGCCGATGTCGAGGCGGCCGGAGGAGACGTAGATCGCGATGTCGCGGGGGCGGAGGTAGAAGAACTCGACCTCGTTGTTCGGGTCGACGATCCGCAGTTCCTTGGACTCCCGGCGCTGCTGGTAGCCGGCCTCATGCAGCATGTCCGCCGCAGGTCCTGAGAGGGAACCCTTGTTGGGGACGGCGATGCGCAGCATGAGGTCGGCTTCCTTTGCTCGGTAGTGGTGTTCGGGGTGGGTGGGGCGGACGGGCTCGGTGGGGTGCCGCGGTGAGCGGTCCCTACAGATGCGCGTACACGTCGTCGAGGGAGATCCCGCGCGCGACCATCATCACCTGGACGTGGTAGAGCAGCTGGGAGATCTCCTCGGCGGCGGCGTCCTTGCCCTCGTACTCGGCGGCCATCCAGACCTCCGCGGCCTCTTCGACGACCTTCTTGCCGATGGCATGAACGCCCTTGCCGACGAGTTCCGCGGTGCGTGAGGTGGCGGGATCGCCCGTGGCGGCCTTGTGCTGGAGCTCGGTGAAGAGCTCCTCGAACGTCTTATTGGACATGGTGGTCCTCACCCTACGCGCTCGGGGCCGTACCTCAGTGCCAGGGTTCAGATACTGAGCGGAGGGTGGCCGCGGTCGCCACGGCGGCCGTCACCGCCTCGTGGCCCTTGTCCTCGTTGGAGCCCTCGATGCCCGCGCGGTCCAGGGCCTGCTCCTCCGTGTCGCAGGTCAGTACACCGAAGCCGATGGGGACGCCGGTGTCGATGGAGACCTGGGTGAGTCCCTGGGTGACGCCCTGGCACACATACTCGAAGTGGGGCGTTCCACCGCGGATGACGACGCCGAGCGCGACGATCGCGTCGTAGCCGCGGCCCGCGAGGACCTTGGCGGCGACCGGCAGTTCGAAGCTGCCGGGGACCCGCAACAGGGTCGGCTCGTCGATCCCGAGCTCGCGCAGGGCGCGCAGCGCGCCGTCGACGAGACCGTCCATCACCTTGTCGTGCCACTGTGCCGCGATGACCGCGACCCGCAGGTCGCCGCAGTTGCGTACGGACAGTTCAGGTGCACCCTTGCCGCTCACGTCTCTCCTTCAGTCCCGCTGTGCCGTGTTGCCGATAGTGCCGCGCCACGGGCGCCATGCCGCCCGCGGTCGGTGTCGTGCTGTCGTGCTGTCGTGCTGTCGTGCTGTCGTGCTGTCGTGCTGTCGTGCTGTCGTGCTGTCGTGCTGTCGTGCTGTCGTGCTGTCGTGCCGATGGTGCCGGGCCCGCGGAGGGGCCCGTCCTACGGGGTCACTGGCTGCCGCAGGCCGAGACCGTGACCGAGTCGAGCCAGGGCAGGTCGTGGCCCATGCGGTCCCGCTTGGTCCGCAGGTAGCTCAGATTGTGCTCGCCCGCCTGTACGGGCATCGGCTCGCGTGCGCTGACCCGCAGGCCGTGGCGGACGAGCGCGTCGGTCTTGTCCGGGTTGTTGGTCATCAGCCGCAGGCTGCGGACGCCGAGGTCCTCCAGGATGCGGGCGCCCGCGCCGTAGTCCCGGGCGTCGGCCGGCAGGCCGAGTTCCAGGTTGGCGTCGAGGGTGTCCCTGCCGCGCTCCTGGAGCTCGTACGCGCGGAGCTTGGAGAGCAGGCCGATGCCGCGCCCCTCGTGGCCGCGCAGGTAGACCACGACGCCGCGCCCCTCGGCCTGGATGCGCTCCATGGACGTCTGGAGCTGCGGTCCGCAGTCGCAGCGGTGCGAGTGGAAGACGTCACCGGTGAGGCACTCGGAGTGGACGCGGACGAGAACGTCCTCGCCGTCGCCGATCTCCCCGTGGACGAGCGCGACGTGCTCGACGCCGTCGGTGGTGGAGCGGTAGCCGTAGGCGGTGAACTCGCCGAAGGCGGTGGGGAGATGAACCTCCGCCTCGCGCCGGACGGTGGGGGCCGCCGCCGCGGTGCCGGCCGCCGCGCCGCGTTCGGTGGAGCGGCGGTAGGCGATCAGGTCCTCGATGGAGATGATCGTCAGGCCGTGCTTGCGGGCGAAGGGGATGAGTTCGGGCAGCCGGAGCATCCGGCCGTCCTCGCCCGCGATCTCGACGATCGCTCCGGCCGGGCGCAGTCCCGCCAGCCGGGCCAGGTCGACGGCGGCCTCGGTGTGGCCGTTGCGGGCCAGCACGCCTCCGGGCCGGGCGCGCAGCGGGAAGATGTGGCCGGGGCGCACGAAGTCGTCCGCCTCCGAGCCGCCGTCCGCGAGGAGCCGCAGGGTGGCGGCGCGGTCGGCCGCCGAGATGCCGGTGGTGACCCCGTGGGCGGCGGACGCGTCCACCGACACCGTGAACGCGGTCTTCATCGACTCGGTGTTGTCGTCGACCATCTGCGGCAGCCGCAGCCGGTCGAGTTCGTCGCCCTCCATGGGCGCGCAGATCAGTCCGCGGCACTCGCTCATCATGAAGGCGACGATCT
Proteins encoded:
- a CDS encoding AAA family ATPase; the encoded protein is MDFGTQGPEAPADLAWLRGVDAYTMGAYPQAEEEFRAAVRMDPGMADGWLGLHALRVDTTTALLRMFRHRDRFGEQRSRHRRTLNSWYWLGWWVQPVLESPRDLLLAHASHWLDGRHVPELDRALAGLPPVDADHQVRFLHACRAYLVKDWEQLVRHTDPLINDPMLGIEAGLFGGMARVRLEMYGQAEPLLSSALMRCRSEQPQRKELRYWLARAHEGTGRSAAALPLYRAVHRVDPSFMDTSARLAAIAEGDGYDDAAADLAAITLAGIGQDVLEGPDGMDALFGTEGRDLRLPDPDPSPPGGLPPQADGFREKAAMPVQPMPPGPTDPALLDEALAELERMVGLEPVKRQVKALSAQLNMARLRTGQGLPVQPPKRHFVFSGPSGTGKTTVARILGRVFYALGLLGGDHLVEAQRSDLVGEYLGQTAVKANELIDSAIGGVLFVDEAYSLSNSGYGKGDAYGDEALQVLLKRAEDNRDHLVVILAGYPEGMDRLLAANPGLSSRFTSRVDFPSYRPLELTSIGEVLAAENGDIWDEEALDELRSIAGHVVDQGWIDELGNGRFLRTLYEKSCAYRDLRLSGYPGTPSRDDLSTLRLPDLMQAYGEVLSGRGPQDPSAM
- a CDS encoding hemolysin family protein, which encodes MSLLQLLFAALLVLANGFFVGAEFALVSVRRSQIEPLGTARSRQVLYGLERLPQMMAAAQFGITMCSLTLGAVAEPTVARLLEPLFEAVRLPEGVIHPLGYVIALAFVVFFHLVIGEMVPKNLAMAAPEKTALWLSPGLVAFARVCRPVTVGLGACAALILRLFRVEPKDEVEAVFTSEQLNRLVEDSGQAGLLDPEEQERLEDALELGSRPVTDVLLDGASLVTVDPSVTPGQVVALTARTGYSRFPVVAENGAFMGCYLHVKDVLDLEESERAVPQQMWRPMTTLRSELPLDDALTVMRRAATHLAQVADASGKVLGLVALEDVLELLVGEVRDPAHRLVAPVRVAEPRPSQAEEALAS
- a CDS encoding hemolysin family protein yields the protein MTIPLLLLGAAFLLILANGFFVAAEFGLVTVERPDAEKAAAEGDKRAGTVVESLKELSFQLSGTQLGITITSLVVGMLAEPALAQLLGGPFRALGLPEGAVPGVAVVTGMLLASAVQMVVGELVPKNWAVSKPLQVARFVAGPQHVFSRLFRPVIAALNTVANRLVRALGVEPAEELASARTPGELVSLARHSARAGALEQDTADLFVRTMSLADLTAQHVMTPRVRVSALQSSATAEDVVNLTRATGLSRFPVYRERIDEIVGMVHLKDALAIPSHDRLRTPVGRIAQAPLLVPETLPVQPLLERLRSEQPIAVVVDEYGGTAGVVTLEDIVEELVGEVRDEHDDVQGEQPELAAAPPEDGRPAWDADGSCRVDILQRIGLDVPEGPYETVAGLVADLLGRIPAPGDKAELPGWRLVVRQVGHYRAERVRLVRTALAPEAVR
- a CDS encoding PH domain-containing protein, whose product is MSDLPALPITFRPSRTRAVLLTAGASILVVITTVAMLLEQLGPGERASFIFTAALLFGVLVLLSRPKVVADESGVTVVNIASRRHLDWAEIVQVNLRPGDPWVFLDLSDGTSLPVLGIQPGIARQRAIEDARALRALASARAIPEPDGHRDEHRG
- the hisG gene encoding ATP phosphoribosyltransferase encodes the protein MLRIAVPNKGSLSGPAADMLHEAGYQQRRESKELRIVDPNNEVEFFYLRPRDIAIYVSSGRLDIGITGRDLLVDSGAHAEEILPLGFARSTFRFAAKPGTANGIADLKGRTIATSYEGIVAGHLADHGIDASVVHLDGAVETAIELGVAEVIADVVETGTSLRNAGLEIFGEPIMKSEAVVIRRVGAGPTEDAEPKVQQFLRRLQGVLVARTYVMMDYDCRAEHLEKAVALTPGLESPTISPLHNEGWVAVRAMVPSKEAQRIMDDLYELGARAILTTAIHACRL
- a CDS encoding phosphoribosyl-ATP diphosphatase is translated as MSNKTFEELFTELQHKAATGDPATSRTAELVGKGVHAIGKKVVEEAAEVWMAAEYEGKDAAAEEISQLLYHVQVMMVARGISLDDVYAHL
- the ribH gene encoding 6,7-dimethyl-8-ribityllumazine synthase — encoded protein: MSGKGAPELSVRNCGDLRVAVIAAQWHDKVMDGLVDGALRALRELGIDEPTLLRVPGSFELPVAAKVLAGRGYDAIVALGVVIRGGTPHFEYVCQGVTQGLTQVSIDTGVPIGFGVLTCDTEEQALDRAGIEGSNEDKGHEAVTAAVATAATLRSVSEPWH
- a CDS encoding bifunctional 3,4-dihydroxy-2-butanone-4-phosphate synthase/GTP cyclohydrolase II, with the translated sequence MTTAPVWYSTGHDQDASDFALDPVERAIADIAAGRPIVVVDDEDRENEGDLVVAAEMATPEIVAFMMSECRGLICAPMEGDELDRLRLPQMVDDNTESMKTAFTVSVDASAAHGVTTGISAADRAATLRLLADGGSEADDFVRPGHIFPLRARPGGVLARNGHTEAAVDLARLAGLRPAGAIVEIAGEDGRMLRLPELIPFARKHGLTIISIEDLIAYRRSTERGAAAGTAAAAPTVRREAEVHLPTAFGEFTAYGYRSTTDGVEHVALVHGEIGDGEDVLVRVHSECLTGDVFHSHRCDCGPQLQTSMERIQAEGRGVVVYLRGHEGRGIGLLSKLRAYELQERGRDTLDANLELGLPADARDYGAGARILEDLGVRSLRLMTNNPDKTDALVRHGLRVSAREPMPVQAGEHNLSYLRTKRDRMGHDLPWLDSVTVSACGSQ